The DNA sequence aaaaataaagaataactGTAAAAAACACAGACAAACCCTTCTACAAAAattgacatgatcgagaatatcttaaaacaaaaaaattaaaaatttttaatttataattatttaattaattatacaaaataatttaataattgattaaaaaaaatatcatattatCAATATTTGGTGattatttcaatattttttttattaaaaatgggCTTTGACGAATTTAAAAATACgcttattaatttttaaagtcttttaaaaattattttaccaataataaaaatcaaattctaTTTCATCAACATCAGAATATTTATAATATCGAATTGGAATTTATCTCTTTTCTTGGTTTGTTAGTTTATAGTTATCATTATCTCTAATGAGTATGGGATGTGACTTGTCAAATTTCATAACGTGATCATTTTATCTTCTGTCTATGAGGGACCCAGGTCACCGAAGTTCGAAACTTGcttctttcttatttctttttcgGTTCTTGTTTGTAATCACGAAGATTTTACATCTTGGCTCACTTGCTATGATCCTTAATAACTTGAACATCCTTCCTTTTCTCTGTGACTGCCATAGGCTATTTCTACTTATAAGCCTTTAAGTATACATACATATTAAATATATCAGTTTCCGTGAATCATGGAAGAACCCAAGGCCAGCGGCGACTTCCAGTACCTCTCCGGCTTCGGCAACCACTTGTCGTCGGAGGCCCTCGTCGGAGCTCTGCCGGCCGACCAGAATAGCCCCCTCATCTGCCCCTATGGTCTCTACGCTGAGCAAATCTCCGGCACCTCTTTCACCACCCCTCGCAGCCACAACCTCTTCAggttcattaattaattaatacgcACTTCACATCTTTCAGTTTATTATCTTCTTCAATTCAAACACCCCCCTcctttatttttcgtttttcttttttttttcttctagtATACTGTCATACTGGtcttcaaaattaattttatgcaTGAGTCAAATTGGTCCCACTTTTAACCGTAGTCCTTCAAATTAACAAAGGTACATCAACGTAGGTCCAATACGGCAAATTTTTCATCAGATTAAGTTGGAGACTAATTTGACTCATGCTTGAAAtttgagaaatcagattgaACATTCGAGGCCTCTTCTGCTTGGATTTGgatcttctaaattttaaattttactttaaaagAGTGTGAGATTTCATAATTTACTTTATGGgtggaataaaaaaaatatgagaaaaaaattattcaagAGTGAGAGATCAAATTTTATGTtctaaagtaaaaattcaaaacttagaggatccaaattccTTTTCCGTTTAGCCATTTTGTTGACTTTCTTTGCTTGTTTTCCcagttttaatttatttgtttatttttgggTTGATGTAGTTGGTTTTATCGGATCAAGCCTTCGGTGACTCACGAACCGTTCAAGGCTCGTGTTCCTTCTAACGAGAGACTTTTGAGCGAGTTCAGCCAATCCAACAGCACTACTAACCCAACTCAACTTCGATGGAAGCCTGTGGAAATTCCTGATTCGCCCACCGATTTCATTGATGGTTTGTTCACTGTTTGTGGTTCCGGCAGCTCCTTCATGCGCCATGGATATGCTATTCACATGTAATGCATCAAATTGATATCTTATGCTATTCGGCGgtgttttttctttctttgtttcatTTTGTCAGAAACAAAATCTTTGGAGACCCAGATTAGTGGTTTACTCTAAAACAAATTTGATGGATGTGATAAGTGGATATTGTGTATGCCAACTCACCGTTTGTGATTGGAGTTTTATGTCGATACCAacattttatcttattttatggaGTAAATAGCCATTTTGACACCTGATTTTGACAAAACagtcatcaacatataaatGTTTTTGATAAATGAACTCCCAATATCAGATGGCCTAGACGTCACGAGTAATGGGTTAATGATTAGCCCATTTTGTCAATCGGAGCTGATATTTGGGAGGTTTATTTTGTCAAAAACAAATGTTTGGATCTATTTGGTCAAAATTAGAATCTTTCAGGTATCAAAATGGTTATTTAGTCTATTTTATGACTTTCAAATAACATCACTTTATAACATGCACAAACCTTGCCGAAACTCAAATGTCAATACCCTTATGTTAATTTTCTCTGCCTTTCATTTAGTTTTCTGAATGTGGACCTACTGTCAGAACCAGATAACATGTTTAGAGGGTTCTCATTTATACTTGTTTCATTAAATGTTAGTGGAACGAGTAAACAAAATCATTTAGTTATTTCTTGTTAACATAATCAGTTACTGCTTTAGTTGAATAGTTAGTGTACTTTCTCTGTTCATAAACTCTTTCAACTTTGTTATATTCATTGAATTGGTATATGAAATTCTGTTTTGGTAAGAATGACTGAAGAGTAGTCAAGAAACTGGTTCTATGTTCAGTTTATGTATTGAGCCAAATGAGTTCTTAAGTGATGTGCTATTTTTCCTTTGTCGTTAGTTATGCTGCCATGGATTGTTGCCCTGAACAATTATCCTGCAATTTTTCCCCACTTATGTAATTTTATTGTAGCCTATGCAAAACATGAATAATGTTTGATATAGTAGATATTGGTGCGAGTTGTCATATTTGTGaattattcaaattttgaaGGTATTATTCACACTAATTATGTTGAGTGCAATATATATCTCATTTACAGGTACACTGCCAACAAATCCATGGACAAATGTGCCTTTTGCAATGCTGATGGAGACTTCTTAATTGTTCCCCAACAAGGAAGTAAGTGACAATTATCATGCTACTTCTGTTGTGATGATGTGCTTTCATTATCATGCTTTTAGAGCCATACGATTTCCTAGTTGATCAGCGCTTTAGAAACCTAGGATTGATCTTTCCCTTTCATACAACAGAAGAAACATTGTTCTCTGTACTCTTTTAAGTCTTCATACTTTAGTGCTAGGTTTAAATTGTTTAGATTTCGTTACTATGATTCTGGGCATTCTGGCCATGGCAGTAtgaatatttttctttatttccaaCATGAATTTGATTCTATTGTTGTGGCCCGTTGCAATCCTGATGCAGTTATGTTTTGGTCAAATTACATGAATCAGTATCATTCCATAATTGGGGGCTGCTGTAGTTGCAGTAGTAGTGCCCTGGTTGTGGACTGCAATTTGAATCTATAAAAGAAAATATCTAATTCAAGAGTAAATTTGGATGAAAAGTACTGCTCTTTAAAGGGATGGTGCAAATATCATCTATATAGTTCTTTATAATGTATATTATTCCTGAATTATTTCGTCTATATTGTCTTTATGACACTTTATGTAGAATCTTATTATTAGAAGGAACCAAAGTTCTCAGTGTCACCATATTCCTGAATTCATCAATATCTTATTTGGAGTCTTGGCTAAATAATATAGGTTCCATGACAGCTAGAGTATTCTTCAAAATAGTCCTTTATTAATGTCACTTCTTTTGTAGTATATGTTTCTAATGACCTTTGGCTGGTTTTGTAGGACTCGTGATCACTACTGAGTGCGGAAGATTAAAAGTTTCCCCCGGTGAAATCGCTATATTACCTCAAGGCTTTCGTTTCACTGTGAATCTGCCCGATGGCCCATCCCGTGGCTATGTAGGTGAAATTTTCGGTACTCATTTTCGACTTCCGGATCTGGGACCAATAGGTACATCATCTATTGTGCCATTAAGAAATTTAAGTTAACATATCAATTGCTCACAAATTCATAatacacaaaattaaaaattgatctgctgttttgtttttttttaggTGCTAATGGTCTTGCATCTCCAAGGGATTTCCTTGTTCCTACAGCATGGTATGAAGATAAATTCAATCCTGGGTACACTATAGTGCAGAAGTTTGGTGGTGAACTATTTGTTGCAGTCCAGGATTTCTCTCCCTTCAATGTTGTTGCTTGGCATGGTAATTATGTTCCATATAAGGTGGGTTGCTCTTGTAGCAACATTGTTTCAAGAGAATGTTATCATTTCAATCTTCAACATGTTATTTCCAATTTTTTAGGGGTAATAATAATTTGGCAAATCTTGTTTTTGCTTTGTAGTATGATCTAAACAAATTCTGCCCTTACAATACTGTTCTGTTCGATCATAGTGATCCCTCAATAAACACTGGTACAATCTCTTTaccattatttttcttttccaagTTTTAGACTTTCCCTTAAACCACTtgtctctttttcttctctctttcccccccccccccccccccctttttttctttcttttttctgtGTTCTGACAATTGTTTTGTATATGCAGTACTGACTGCACCAACGGATAAACCTGGGGTGGCATTgcttgattttgtaattttccCACCAAGATGGCTGGTTGCTGAGCACACCTTCCGTCCTCCATACTATCATCGCAATTGCATGAGTGAATTTATGGGCCTCGTTTATGGTGGCTATGAGGTAACTTAGATCTAATTTAACCTTAGAGAGCCGTTGGTTGATATCATAGAAACAACCACTTTTACTTAAAAAGAAGAGTAAATGGTCAGTCCCCATTCCCCAACCACGGAAAATGGGAGAAGCATTAATCGATACTCCATAGGCTGGGATACCAAAAGGACTAATATGTttcatcttttttagtatttagaACTGCACGTTAATTTATTTTGGTTAGGGATTGAATTTTCCCTAAAAAAAGACGAGTTAAGTGTTTAGTCTAAAATAATCTATTTTCATACatttctgtattttttttaaattattagaatattaaaaaatctgtttcttttttttttcccccAGCATTCTGAATCACTGTGCTTTACATCTGGTGATCATGAGGCAAAATTTTGTCTTTGTCTGTGACTAATACATTATACGAATTTGTTTTTTAAGGCCAAGGTCGATGGATTTCTTCCAGGCGGTGCAAGTCTTCATAATTGCATGACTCCGCATGGTCCTGATACGAAGTCGTATGAGGTATATATATGTCGTTTTTCTTGTACTAAGATGCTAGATGTACTTATTATACATTGTCctcatatttatttatttattgatttattttgagtATTGAATCTTTTAACAAGGTATAAGATCGAGTAGCATAAGTATGCCAACCATCTATCAATCTTTCTATCTTATCTATATAAAAGTTGATACCTATATTTTCTTGCAATTAGAGAATGACATCTCTTTTACTTATTCTATTATTGCCACATAAACTCTTTTGCAATTTTtacagaattttaaatttatttttcttattatccTTTCTCATGACATTTACTAGCATTATCTCCTAATTAATAATGAATTTAATgctatttattaaaatattactcTATTCTTATATATTTTGCATTATAGATCAAATaatctatatattatattttcatataaatttttgaatttttaagataaaatcaTAAATTGTGAAGTTAATTGGTATTCAATGATGTTAAGAGGAATTGTTGCAAAAATACTTAGATTTATCAAAaccaaatagaaaaaaaattgactctttttttttttatattttatcaaaaattatacttaaacaaatactttaatatatatataaacaaacaTTATAGATTGGTAGAACTAGATTTTATTATACTACAGAATTTACTATGATATAATTCTTTATTTTAAGAGTTAAAATTACTACTTAAGCAAATacttcaatatatatataaagtatagATTGATcgaattagtttttattatattattatcagtgtaatatactataaaatttattacatttgttttaaataactatatatatatatatatatatatatatatatatatatatatattgttttataactaattataaaactcaaaattcctctattatcattttaattatctaaaaaaattttaccaaaaatTTATAGTAGTAGTTTTTCATACATTTTGCGGACCTAAATCTAGTTGTTATGAACCCCAGCTCAACCCACCCGGTTGAAGTCGAAAACTCAAGTCGCCCAATCTGGTGTGACTCTTCCGGGCCATgttaattttttctttcttcttagaAAGAACTTCGTATCTGTTTTTGCTTTTATCTCACCTCTTTGACATTCAACCAAACCCTTATCATTCAGTTTTGAACATCATAATGTGTTAATTGCTAATTATTTTTTGGCATCTAATGATATTATTtacattttaatattttacattTTCATATATTTGATACCTATGATAACAACCAAAAGAGaaatgaataataataacatGTATTGGTGCACTTACAGGCTACGATTGCACGTGGGAATGATGTAGGACCTTCAAAGATAACAGAAACAATGGCTTTTATGTTTGAATCGTGTTTGATACCCCGCATCACTCCATGGGCTCTACAATCACCATTCTTGGATCATGATTATTACCAGTGCTGGATTGGCCTCAGATCTCACTTTAATCCGAAATCTGAAGTCCCAAACCTGCAGAATAATGGAGAATAGGGGATTCAAAAGGTTGTTGGTGATCCATACAAAACACAGAAAGGAGGTTAGTGACAGAACAACACAGGCAGCCGAGGCTTGGGTCCAGTGGCATTATCAACTGCCTCAAAGAGTTGCACAAAGGTTCGAATCCAGAGTAAGCTCAGGAAGTTATAGAACACATGGTAATAATAGTGTGTGTATGTCTCTGTATACAAATAAATGCGATAATATATAGTATTGTGTTTCACTTACctttagaaaaataaatgtaAAAGCTTATAATAATGAAAAATGATCTACAACCAAGTGATTTATCCAAGTCtaatcaagtaatttttttgtCGTTTTCTTTTGTTATCGTCATTGTCATCACTGTTGCTGTAGCCGTCACCTCctcctctttctttctttttctttttatttgaatttttttcttctttttttcgttATTATTATCGTTAGAAagtgaaacaaaaaaaaattataaaaaattaaaataaaaaaataaattaaaattaaaattaaaaaaaataaagaagaaaaagatgaaaaagaataaaagatgaagaggagaaagagaaagaattttgaattatgtaaAATTTATCAGAAAAATAAggctaaaattttt is a window from the Arachis stenosperma cultivar V10309 chromosome 3, arast.V10309.gnm1.PFL2, whole genome shotgun sequence genome containing:
- the LOC130969628 gene encoding homogentisate 1,2-dioxygenase, translated to MEEPKASGDFQYLSGFGNHLSSEALVGALPADQNSPLICPYGLYAEQISGTSFTTPRSHNLFSWFYRIKPSVTHEPFKARVPSNERLLSEFSQSNSTTNPTQLRWKPVEIPDSPTDFIDGLFTVCGSGSSFMRHGYAIHMYTANKSMDKCAFCNADGDFLIVPQQGRLVITTECGRLKVSPGEIAILPQGFRFTVNLPDGPSRGYVGEIFGTHFRLPDLGPIGANGLASPRDFLVPTAWYEDKFNPGYTIVQKFGGELFVAVQDFSPFNVVAWHGNYVPYKYDLNKFCPYNTVLFDHSDPSINTVLTAPTDKPGVALLDFVIFPPRWLVAEHTFRPPYYHRNCMSEFMGLVYGGYEAKVDGFLPGGASLHNCMTPHGPDTKSYEATIARGNDVGPSKITETMAFMFESCLIPRITPWALQSPFLDHDYYQCWIGLRSHFNPKSEVPNLQNNGE